The Triticum aestivum cultivar Chinese Spring chromosome 3A, IWGSC CS RefSeq v2.1, whole genome shotgun sequence genome includes a region encoding these proteins:
- the LOC123056889 gene encoding stress-response A/B barrel domain-containing protein At5g22580-like, with product MEFKHLCLVRFKEGVVVDDIIEELTKLAGELDTVKFFGWGKDVLNQEALTQGFTHIFSMSFAKVEDLAACMGHEKHSAFACHTGHTDNSEAIFGSS from the exons ATGGAGTTCAAGCACCTGTGCCTGGTAAGGTTCAAGGAGGGCGTGGTGGTGGACGACATCATTGAGGAGCTCACCAAGCTCGCTGGGGAGCTTGACACCGTCAAATTCTTCGGATG GGGAAAAGATGTGCTGAACCAGGAGGCGCTCACGCAGGGCTTCACCCACATCTTCTCCATGAGCTTCGCCAAGGTCGAGGACCTGGCAGCATGCATGGGCCACGAGAAGCACTCTGCTTTCGCCTGCCACACTGGCCACACCGACAACAGTGAGGCCATTTTTGGTTCCTCATGA